Below is a genomic region from Eupeodes corollae chromosome 1, idEupCoro1.1, whole genome shotgun sequence.
cacctgtacttgagcgagtcaGTGAtcctatgggaccaatctttttttcgcactcgtattaTGGCAAAAGCCCTTAGAGAtacaaacacacataaatctttttacccggatggtatccccgctattgttctgaagaggtgttcttcaacgctggcaaaaccactgtgtaagttttttcatctgtcctactccttagGTCTcattccgagcggatggaaaacttcATTTTTCCAGCCCAAAAAatcgaatcttcctcaccctctaattaccgacggATTGCATTTAagtctcttctttccaaggtcatggaaacactgattaattatcagatccaaaaatatctcgaagattgaAAGGTTCTTAATGACCTACAGTACAGATTTTGCAGCAATAGGCCCACTGTTGATTTAATGATTCatctaaaatttttacattgttttggagaaagtaagattattgcactcgatatttaaaaagcatttgacggggtttggcatcaggccctATTATTGAAACTGCGTGTGTTACTTATTGAGTAACAATGAAAAACGCCTTTTTTGAGtagttcaatttgtttaaatattatcatatatttatacaaaattatcccaactaaaaaattaagtgCGTTAGGCGCAGACAACTTTTCACGAGTAAAAgcgttaatatttaaatttctggGATCAAGAATATTAGAAAGAGaagaataaagtaaataaaaaagagaccaCCTTATGATGGTGGACACGTTCAGTTTTCAGTTCAGATTTCAATCCTGGGCCTGTTTAAGTATCTTGTCCTTTTTTGTTCTACATCAGCAAcagcgtgctttcggtttttatgaatccctgtttcgttggattagtaattacctttcggatcgttcaatacaagtagaaTTGGATGGgatcaagtctgaaaaccacaaaataaatgctggtgtgcctgttccatctccaacactctttctcattattattaatgatctcctgtctgcaacttataatccaatacattgtttctctgacgatagtactcttagcatTTTCGTATTCGTTtacagactcacatccctcttcttcagaagtggaactgcaacgtgaaaatatgataagctcattaaatttcaaCCTAAACAGCTTTGTAAAATGGAGAATAGAAAacagcgtggaatttaatgcttcgaaaacccaatccTGTtctgtatcgttaaagcgaggtATACCTCCTTGCTATTATCCATGAACGGCACTTGTATCAATGAGaatgaacatctcgatattctcggtatgtgtaccaccaaccacctcttgtggaacgatcacatacacgatgtcgccaaaaattccgcaagatgtttgggttttctaaggcgatgccaGAAGTTTTTGTTCCCCTCTGATCTGGTTGTTGTATACaagttttacatacatacatccaaagcttgagtataactcccatatctgggctggtgctcctgcaacttacttaagcatcTTGGAAATTAtttagagcatttagattgattggcgATAATACCCTGAAAGGACCATTTAAACATCGTCGCAAGGTTTATTGCCTGGccttttttaccattattttaatgctttttgctctagtgaaatagccagctgcattcctccccttgaatagttcaaccgtaatactcgcgcttttaggaatgctcatcagtataccttcgagcccaatttcggtagtactgtcaagtacagagattcgttctttagcagtactacgcgaatgtggactGCCTTACCACAGTCTATCTTTCCTAGTCActgcaatattcaagaattcaaacccaatgtgcaccaacatctcctttcaaaccctttcttctcttcctagtgctAACACTGTGTCTTtatataataagggtagtaatatcccattgagtgtgcgcttattacaaaaaaaaagaatctttataaaaatgtatgctttttattttgtgtacgtCGAACAAAACCTTTAACGTCATAACTTTAATCATTGTACAGCGGATTTCCAAGTAGTTTTTTTGAACGCATCCATCGCATTTTATCCAACACACCAAGCATTAAGAATTTCACGAATCACAATCAAaagcaaatttcaaaaataaatccgaataaacaacaacaaaaaatgaaaacaattaaacGTCATTTGCATTCCTTTTTATTACTCTTCCGCGTCCACCCGCATGTCAACGATATTACGTTTTATTATTCAACGAATTCTAGTGTTGCCACTGAAAGATTTGAAATAGTAGTAAAACTTTAAGTACGGTGTTTTGTAAATGTTAGGACAAAATCtcattttattattcttttgaatgaaaaaataacaactgaGATAAtaatgacaacattactcgctcacaggaatggttgagagttgtaagtcactaggccctggttctcaatggactgttgcgcgaGATAGAGAGATTTACTCgggtcgaaattcgtgctgcggtaatggaaagttgagcccaaatttaaatgttatcatCTTAGAGAATACagaaaatctatcaatttgTTTTGTGAGGGAAATTTCACGACATCGAATTTAATCTGAAAAAGACTTCTCATATTCAAACGactcgaaaaagaaaaactagtaaaacaaaaacataaactacTTGCTTTGTTCAACGGCAACCGTGGTGATTCACTCATTCCCTTCCCATTGCCATTCTCACTTTTCGGTTTTTCGccgaagaagaaaacaaaacacaaaaaaagctcTGGCTATggttctgtatttttttttgtacataaactTGGAAGAGAGAAGACAGAGATAGTTTGTGGTGTGTAGAAAAGCccatttaacaattaaattttagtttcaattcaattgaaaaatgaattaaaaataatctcGTGTCGTATAATATCATCGGCAGTCGGCGTGCTTGACTACTTACTGAGTGAGTGCTTGAATATTCGACTTTATAAAACCCAACAACAGTAGAACTTCAGCTCCAATAGCATTCGGAACATTAAGCAATCGTCATCGCTaccgtcttcgtcgtcgttgtcgccgCCGTCACCGTCGTCAGTATTCTCAATAGTGGCTAGTAAATTAGGTAAAGGTTGACCATAAGATACACCCAAAAAGGAACTTCTAGGGTTGTTGTAATAATATTGACAAGGCCGTGTGTCATTCATCCTCTGGCCAGAGCTAAAGACCTGTTTTTTTTGGgagaataagaaaaagaaatgtgtGCGGGCATCGTCGAAGACGAAGAGCATTCTAAATATTCAAAGTGAAAGTTTCCACAAACCCGagagaaataaagttttgtgtttgttgttgttggaattttcttttcgtgtttttttttcttttgttgtttgttgagAAATCGGGGAAGaacaattgaattttgttgCAATGCAATTCGCTCAACCACCCACCGCCACCGTAGTGATTGCGGCCGCTTCCGCAAATTCCGTCAATGGTAATGGGTCACCCATGAAAACCGAAGAAACTACGTCGGCTTCTTTGACGGCCGACATCACATCATCAATCGATAATATTTATTACAAATCTTACCACGATCTAGAGAATCTCTGTTTGCAGAATGGGGTGTTTTTCAAAGATGACCCATCGGAGAGGGGACAACGTCTGCATGCGGCATTGTTGGCCTGGGTCGATTGGATTCATTTGGCAAAAGAGCTGGTAGGCAAGGTGCGCGTATTTATGCATGAATATGATTTTGACGAGCACACTCCTGGCAATGGGTATCGAAGTTTCGTGACAGTGACCAGTGCTTGTATCGAGTATGGACTGAAAATAGTGAAGAATCTCACTGCGACTCGAAGTACGATGTTCTTTAGGAAGAAATTCTACATGAAGGAAGTGGAGTCGTGTAGTCAGCTACTGCTGAGCCTTTGTACGTGcctcaaatatttgttaatacTCCGCGAATGGTCGCCAGATGGGGATCTATTCGCCAAGGGGGAGCACTCAGCCGAGGAACTCTTCGAAATGGGTGACACCATCAATCAGTATTGCTTCTACGGTAGGTGTCTGGGATTTCAGTATACCGACTCGATTAGGGGCGTGTTGAGGTTCATTTCCATAAGTATGGCTGGCTTTTCGGAGTCCTTCTACAGCGAAGATGCCGATGGACCAATTGCAAAGACCACGCGGTCCGTCTGGACCGGCAGCAAGTACTTCCTGAATCCAGAGTTGCGAGCTCGGAGAATAGTGAATATATCACAAAACGCCAATGTGGACTTTTGTAAGTCCTTTTGGTTCTTGGCTGAAAGCGAACTGATGCACAAAATTCCCAGCATTGTTGGGAGTTCGATAAAAGTAAATAGAATCATCGAAATTCCATCGGAACCGCTGGAACTGCCATTGGTGGCAAAAGCGGAAGCAGACGAGGCGTACATCGATATACCAGTGCCTAAGAGCCATGTGGGACCAGGAACCGTTTCGGTTCGCCTCCTTAGCTATAATCGTCGTCAGGGAATGATTGGTGAGGGCAATCGTTGGAGGAAGCTACTTCCTCCAAGCAATAGTATCCTGTTCCATTGCCATGGAGGGGGATTTGTCGCGCAGAGTTCAAAATCTCATGAGCTGTATCTGCGTGATTGGGCTGTGAGTCTGAATACACCTATTCTTTCGGTGGACTATAGTCTGGCTCCAGAAGCTCCGTTTCCGAGAGCTTTGGAAGAGGTGTTCTATGCCTACTGTTGGATGGTAAAAAATGCCGCTTCCCTAGGTACAACAGCAGAAAGAATTGTCTGCGCAGGAGATTCAGCTGGAGCGAATCTGTGCATCGGTGTCGCTCTCAAGTGCATCGAGTATGGAATTCGAGTGCCCGACGGGATATTCCTCGCATACTCACCGACTTTGGTGAGTTTTGTTCCGAGTCCTGCAAGATTACTCTGTTTAATGGATCCTCTCCTTCCCTTCGGCTTTATGATGCGTTGTCTTCAGGCCTATGCTTCGCCGAGTAAAAAAATCCTCGATGAGAACAAGAAGAAAACCCAAATCCTTAACAGCATCACAAATGCATCACTAAACAACATCACCTACTACCTGGACAGCAATGTCAACCCCTACGCCAGTTCGCAGACCAGTCGACGCACCTCATCGACCAAGAGTCCAGTCTCCTCGGTAGCTGAGAACTCCAACTGGGAAAACATAAAAGCCGGCGAGATTCGTGATGGAACTCCGATAAATGCAACGACCTCGGGTACTGATGAGAGTAGTGACACCTTCGCTAGTGCATCCTACCACAGTCAGACAGTCGAACGAACCGATTTACTATCCCCAGAGGATAACAGTTCATGTGTGTCCTTCGAATCGGACTCCCAACCGATTGTCCATATGCCCCCGACCATTGTGGCCAATGGAAATGGCAAGCCTGCTCTACTCACATCGGCAGACATGGAGAAGTCCGATTCGGAACATTACATCGATCGTTTTGTAGACAAATACGTTGTCGACACGAATGGCATTGAGGCTAAAGAAAATGGCAGTTATCCGATTTTAAAGCAAAGTCCTGCAAAAACTTCCTCCGAAGAAAATTTAATGATCGAAACTGGCAAAGAAGTTATTGCTGTCGAGAGTATTCATGGA
It encodes:
- the LOC129939292 gene encoding hormone-sensitive lipase: MQFAQPPTATVVIAAASANSVNGNGSPMKTEETTSASLTADITSSIDNIYYKSYHDLENLCLQNGVFFKDDPSERGQRLHAALLAWVDWIHLAKELVGKVRVFMHEYDFDEHTPGNGYRSFVTVTSACIEYGLKIVKNLTATRSTMFFRKKFYMKEVESCSQLLLSLCTCLKYLLILREWSPDGDLFAKGEHSAEELFEMGDTINQYCFYGRCLGFQYTDSIRGVLRFISISMAGFSESFYSEDADGPIAKTTRSVWTGSKYFLNPELRARRIVNISQNANVDFCKSFWFLAESELMHKIPSIVGSSIKVNRIIEIPSEPLELPLVAKAEADEAYIDIPVPKSHVGPGTVSVRLLSYNRRQGMIGEGNRWRKLLPPSNSILFHCHGGGFVAQSSKSHELYLRDWAVSLNTPILSVDYSLAPEAPFPRALEEVFYAYCWMVKNAASLGTTAERIVCAGDSAGANLCIGVALKCIEYGIRVPDGIFLAYSPTLVSFVPSPARLLCLMDPLLPFGFMMRCLQAYASPSKKILDENKKKTQILNSITNASLNNITYYLDSNVNPYASSQTSRRTSSTKSPVSSVAENSNWENIKAGEIRDGTPINATTSGTDESSDTFASASYHSQTVERTDLLSPEDNSSCVSFESDSQPIVHMPPTIVANGNGKPALLTSADMEKSDSEHYIDRFVDKYVVDTNGIEAKENGSYPILKQSPAKTSSEENLMIETGKEVIAVESIHGKLNNAVNSISSTLSKYITSSEIKTGHNRNRIQDLRNLDALIARSPSVEFQFDVPKDPFLSPYWAKDEWLAKFPATKILTLDMDPCLDDCVMFAKKLKSLGRPVSLDILKGLPHGFLNFTMLSSEAMDGSKHCIKCIKELLNET